The DNA sequence ATCGCCGTAGCGGAATTCAATCTTTTCTTTCAAGCCTGAAAAGAACGCATCGCGGACTTTCTTCGGCAGCTTGGCAAAAGGCGTTTCGACCGGTTGATCGAAATGCCGGGCAACGGCCAGCAAAGCTTCGCGCAAATATGCGTCGGTCGCCTTGTCCTCTTCGCCAACGAATTGCAGTTGGTTGATGGGCGTTGAATCGTCCAGGATCAACTTGCCAGGGTCAATTTCGTAAGCGATGCCCAGCCCGTTGCATGCTTTGCACGCGCCGTACGCAGAGTTGAAGGAAAACGAACGCGGTTCCAACTGTGGAATCGAAATGCCGCAAAACACGCACGCCATCTTTTCGGAATACATGCGCTCTTCGCCGTCCACGACGGAAACGACGACAATGCCTTCGGTCAGTTTCGTCGCCGTCCGCACGGATTCTTCCAATCGTTGCGCGATGCCTTCTTTGATCAGCAACCGGTCAACGACGACTTCAATGGTGTGGTTGCGGCGCTTGTCAAGCTTGATGTCGTCATCCAGCGTCATCATTTCGCCGTCAATGCGCGCGCGCGTAAAGCCGCTCTTTTGCAGCTTTTCCAGTTCCTTTTTGAACTCGCCTTTGCGACCGCGAACGATGGGCGCCAGGATCATCACGCGCTGGCCTTCGGGCAATTCCTTGACGCTTTGGATGATTTGGTCTGTGGATTGGCGGGAAACCGGTCGGCCGCAATTGTGGCAATGCGGCTGGCCTACGGAAGAAAACAGCAACCGCAGGTAATCGTACACTTCGGTCACTGTGCCGACGGTGGAACGCGAACTGCGGCTGGTGGTTTTTTGTTCGATGGAAATCGCCGGAGACAATCCTTCAACGGCATCCACATCCGGCTTTTCCAATTGCTCCAAGAACTGTCGGGCGTACGCCGACAACGATTCGACGTACCGTCTCTGCCCTTCGGCATAAATCGTGTCGAACGCCAAGCTGGATTTTCCCGACCCGCTCAGGCCCGTAATGACCGTCAACTGGTTGCGGGGAATTTCCAAGCTGATGTTTTTCAGATTGTGTTGGCGCGCGCCACGCACTGTGATTCGATCAATCGCCATACAAAGTCAAAGCCGACAGCTACAGACAAGAACTTGTGTTGATGATGAAACAGAGAGTTTAGCTGACGGGATGCATGCTGAGCAAACTGCGATTTTTGGTGTGTGGTTGAGAAGATCAGCAGAGTGGAGGAACGCGCTTTGACCAGCGTCATCAAGCCGCCTGAGCAGTCAAAGCGCGCGCAACTTCCAGCACTCGCTTCAGGCTGGCGGATTCGTATTTCGTCGCTTCATAACGTTGGATTTGCTGTTCCTTCAGTCCTAGTCGCTTAGCGAGTTCACGCTGGGAAAGCCCGGCAGCAATCCGCGCGCGAATCAGCGATTCCGGCAGTTCAGCAATTTGTTCCAGGTCGAGGTGACGGCGGCGGCTTTTTTGCAGCCGCTCGTACTCCTCGATTTCTTGTTCCAAAGTTTCAAGCTGACTGGCAATCGCTTCGCGTTGCGCCCGGATGAGTCGCGGATGAACGTCGGCCGCATGCGCCGACGGACGGTAATCAAACTCTTCCAGCGCTTGGCGAAACTTTTCGGCCTGAGCTTTGGTAATTCGATATTGTCTTGCGTTGGTAATCATGTTTTTGACTTTCTGCGCGGCGGTTTCAGCCGCAACCCGACAATGCCTTTTGGCTTACCAGTATTCTTGTCAATTTGAAACCAGTATTCTTGTCAATTTGAAAGAAGTCCAGAAACGGCTTGCCGCTTCCGCCCTCGATCAATTCAGCGGGGAATAACTCTCCGCCAAATGTCGCTTTCTGCGCCTCTCTGCCTTTGCTGAAATCCAACAGCACCGGATCAAGCAGATCAGGATCAACCTCTTCAACACTCCAACAAGCGTCAAAGTCGCCCGGCAATTCTTTTGAAGTGACGAAGCTGCCATCAACAAATACTGCCCGGCAACCAGCTTTTCGCAAAGTTCTACAAGCCTTTTTTAGTCCCGCTAAAAGTTGTTTTCGACGTGAATTCGTTTCGAATCTTTCCTCAAATTCTTGCCAACTTGTCCAATGAATGCCGGGCGGCAAGTTACCGGCTTGATCGAATGAAGGCAGCATTCGATAGCCCTCAGCGCACTTAGTAGCGCTAGACTACGTAGGTTATACGTAGGTTAGAAGGAGGCGCACTAACTGACTAACGACACAACTATAACGTTGTGTTGAAGCGATATCAACCGGCATTAGGATTTCGTGGCTTGATAGTCTTCCGGCGAGTTTAAGTTTGAGAGGGTTATTTCACTTCCCTGCAACGTGACCATCTTGTCGAAGCTGATTAGCTGGGTTAGCACTTGTTCAAACAGTTGATCCACTTTCAGCCGATCAGTCGCCAGCTTTTCTTCAATCGCGAGTAAACAAGCTCGGCTGTAAATCGCCGCGAGCGGTTGGAAGCGGCCTTCTTGATCAATCGGAACAGTAACTGAAGCATTTCCACTCATGTGTTTTTGGCAAAGGAAATTCAGAAACTCTGCGGTAATGAACGGCATATCGCAGGCCAGAATCAGCGCCGATTCATTCTCAGCGCAGGTTTTCAGTGCGGTGTGAATGCCGCCGAGCGGGCCTTTGTGGTCGTGCAAATCGTAAAGCAAGCGAGCATCCCACTTGGCCGCAAGTTCCCGGTATCGCTCGGCATTGGGGTTGGCAGGATTGATGACGATGGAAAGGCTGGCAGCAGCCGGTTCCGCTGCCGCCAGCACGTGTTCAATCATCGGGCGACCATTGATTTCCAGCCAGGCCTTGTCCGTGCCCATGCGCGAACTGCGACCTCCGGCTTGGATGAAGGCATGAATGATGGTTTCCGAATGATCCGGCATTATCCAACTTCGCGGTCGCTGCCAACGCAGGTTCGATCCACGCACATCGTGCCCGGCGGACAGCCTTCGGCTCCTATTCTGTAAGCTTCCTGTGCCGTTAAACCGGCGTTGTCGGAAGCAATGGTAAAGGTCTGATTCTGTTTCTTAAAGCCGATTTCACGAAATGTCTGGCTGATTTCCGCAACGCGTTCCAGGCGATCGTTAGCGTCAACGCCCGCGTTGTAATACGCCAATGCCTTGGCCAGAAACGATTGGCACAGAGCCGTGATGAAGGGAATGTTGTGCGATTCATCTCCTTCAGCCAACGGCTGAAGCTTGATGCGATCCACATCTCGTTGGCCGGAAGCAAACGCCGCCAGTTCGATTTTCATGAATTCTACAGGGGTTTCGGGGGTAGTCGTAATTTGACGCGCCATGGTTTTCTCTTGGGGTTAAGCAAAGAATGAAATGCTTCTCTGCGAGTTTATCGAATCGTGTTTGTCAGAAATCTCGGTTCTGTCTGCATTGTATTACACGCAGTTTCCATCAACACAGACCGTGCCCGGAGGGCATCCGCCACCGTATGGCCCAGTCACAACAGTGGCGATATCCGTTTCCGCGCCCACATTGTCGGATCGAATTATTATTCCATTCCGGCCAACCTGGAAGAGGGTGGCTCTGAACATAAAGCTAATCTCTCCGAGTCGTTGCAACTGTTCGGCTTCGGGGGCTTGGCGATAGTATTTCAACAAACTTTCCTGAAGCGCCGTTACCCAAGACTCGATCTTTTTTTCCTGGGATTCTGGGTCACGTTCCGTTATATCGCCTTCCGCAGCAACACTGAATCCTGTCGCGCCGACTTGAAACTTTTTTGTGCTGAACATCTCCCTGATGTCTTCAAGCCGGTTTTTGCGTTCGTCAGGGTTGGGTGTGGGCCCGTCGTCAAGGCCCGAATCAGAGAAAAGGCCGCCTAAACTTCCGTCGCCACCGCTCAAATAATGCAACAACCTTCTTTGCAATGCTGCTGAAAGCGCTTTGATAAACTTTTCGTTGCGCTCTTCACTCAAGAGCTCAAACCTACTTAATTCTTTTTGCAATGTTTTGGGATCTGTCACGGGCATAATCGTATCCTCCTATCAAATGAAGTCTGATTTTTCCGATCTCAATTGATAAGGCGCAATTCAATTTCAAAACCCGCCAGGCGGGCAAAATTTTTCTGCCATCCGTCTACTTGGAGGCAACACTGGTGGTCAGCAAACTCCAGCGGGTTTGTTTGTCGTAGTAGATCGTTTTTCTGTCTGGCGACCAGTTCAGGCTGGCAAAGCGAAAAGCCGGATCGCTGTTATTCGTCACTTTTTTCGGCTGGCTGATCTGGTTCCCATTCACCACGGCGACCCAGATGTCGTGCCGCCTGTTTTGCACTTTTACGAATGCGATTTTGCCGCCGCCCGGCGCAAGTTGCAGGTTGGATAAATACGTTTCCGTCAACGAACCCAGCGTGTGTTGACTGTTTGTCGCGTTCTCACGGGTGACAGGCAAATTGACCAACGTCACTGTTGCCGGTTGCACCCCGCCCCCCGCAACATTTTCCGTTAACGCTACCAGCAACTGATCCTTCGCCAGCCAGCCACGCAACCGCAATCGGTTTTCCGTTTGGAAGACCATGTTGGATTGCCCCTGGCCTGTTACCCACACATTCCACAGTTGCTTTCCCGAAGCTGATTGTGCGTCGGTTTCCGACACGTAAGCCAACCGGCTGCCATCCGGGGACCAGATCGGGCATTTCAAAAACAGCCTGGCGTCGTGGTTGTCCGAGACTTTTGTCGGTTGTGAACCGTCAACTGCGCGAACCCAAATGTTGGCGATTTCATTTTGCCTGGAGCTATAAGCAATGCGGGTGCTGTCCGGTGACCAATCCCAGCTTCTCGCTTCCGCGCGGTTGTATGGCGGGCTGCTTCTCCACCCGCTAAAAAAGATGCTATCCGTGCCAAGTGGCTTCGGGTCTCCGCCAACGGCTTTGACGGTAAAAAGATGGGGGGTTTGTGCTGACAACCGCAAAAAGGCGATCTGCTCGCCGTTCGGTGACCACTGAGCGTCAAAAGCGTCATCAACCAGCCGCGTCGCTCTTCCTTTGGCGGCGACCGGCTTGGTAAAAAGCTGTCCCCGACGAATGTCCCGAACGAATCTGTCAGTTGGAATTGCCTGGTAAATCAGCGTCTGGCCATCAGGCGAAACATTCGACCAGAGCTCGACGCCGTAATCATTGGTCAATTCCGTTTCCATGCCCGATTCAACTTCGACGGACAGAATGTCCGAATCGTCTCTTTGTTCGTAACACAGGATTCGATTGGTCATGTTGGAAAAATCGGCAAGCTGGCACTGGTGATCGCTCGTCGAAATTTGAGCAGGTTCGCCGCCAGATGCGTTGACTGTGTAAAGCTGCATCTTTTCTCCATGCGTGGAGTTGTAAAGCAGCGTGCCGTCAGGCAGCCACAGCGGATGTTGATCCACTTCCGGGTCGTTGGTCACTCGCCGCGATGTTTTTCGCGCCAAATCAATTCGCCAAAGATCGTACTGGCCATTTTGCCGCGCGATAAAAACCGCTTCCCGTTCGTCGGGCGACAATGAAAAATCCTGTGGCATTTGGAACGGCTGATTCGGTTCGACCAGCGGCGTCGCTTCCTTCGTGCTCAAGTTCAAGCGGAAGAGATTGTTTTGCCACTCATAAAAAATCACAGGTTCGGTCCTGGCCCAGGCAATCATTCGCAACCGGCTGCGATTGGCCAGGGTTTGGCTGTCGCCCAGCGTTTTGACCGGGGTCGGAGTGCCACCGAGAGCGGAAGTCATCCAAATGCCAAGTTCATTCCCGCGCGTTGAGACAAACGCGATTTTATCGTTGTCCGGCGACCAGACGGGATTATCGTCGTCCCATTTGCCAAAGGTGATCTGCTGCTCTCCGTCGCTATCGGTTTGACGCACCCAGATGTGGCTGCTCTCTTCATCCTCCAGGGCAAAGGCAATAACTTTTCCGCTTGGCGAAAAGCGGCTTTCCAGAAGCAGCGCATTGTCCTGCCCCTTTCTCCCGAACAATGTGTCGAAAGACAATTCGCGCGGCAATGCAGTAGACGCCGGATGCCAGAGCATTTTCCAGATCGCTCCGGCGATGATCAGCAGCGCGAGAATAATTAGCCCAGCGATGCTCCATCGTCGCAATGCGGGCGAAATCGCGCGGGAACCGTCTGACAATTCTTTTTTCAAATCGCCCGAAAGCCGATTCGACCCTGACGTGCGCAATCGAGCCAACTGCGCGCTCAGATCAAAATCTTCCTTCACCATTTGCAGGTCAATCTGGAAATCACGCACGGTTTGGTATCGGTCACGCATATCCTTGGCCAATGCCTTGTGAACAATCCGTTCCAATTCCGGCGGAGTATCCGGGGCAAAATCAGTGAGCGGTTCGGGTTCTTTGTGAATGATGGCGGCGATCACATCGGCGGATGTTTCTCCGGCAAAGAGCGGTTGTTTGGCGATCAACTCGTAAAGCACCACGCCGAGGCTGAAAATGTCCGTGCGCGCGTCAACGTCACGGCCTCGCGCCTGTTCGGGCGACATATACCGCAGCGTTCCCAAAATCATTCCTGGTTGCGTTTTCACCTCATGAGGCTGAGTCTGCGCCGCTGTATCAATCATGCCTTCCGGTAAAGATCGCCGAACATCAAGCTTTGCCAAACCGAAATCCAACACCTTCACCAATCCATCCGGGCGAACCATGATATTTTCCGGTTTGATGTCGCGGTGAACGATGCCTGCGTGATGCGCCGCGTCCAGCGCCGCGGCGGCCTGAATGGCAATGTCCAGAGCCTTTTTCAGCGTCATGTCATCACCGGTCATCACCTGCCGTAATGTTTTTCCTTCAATAAATTCCGTTGCGATGAAGTGCGTTTTGCCCTCGGCGGTTACGGCTTCGGCAATTTCGTGTATGGTGATGATGTTCGGATGATTTAGCGCCGAAGCGGCTTTGGCTTCGCGGATGAATCGTTGCAGCCGATCCTTGTCCGTCGTGAACTGAACGGGCAAAAACTTCAGCGCGACGTTGCGATCCAGTTTGGTATCGCGTGCCAACCAGACTTCGCCCATGCCGCCCGCCCCGATGCGAGAAATGATTCGGTACTGGTTAAGGCTTTGCACCGGCAGCGGGCGCGTTTTTTCCAATGCCAGCGCTTCGGCTTCCATCTCCACCGCGTTTTGTTGCAGGAAATCGCCCGCACGGTCGTGCGCGACAAGCATGGATTCGACTTCACGGCGCAAGGTTTCGTCGGCAGCACAAACTTGATTCAGATATGCCTGCCGCTGCTCCGAATCCAGTTCCAGAGCTTCGTAGCAAAGCTGTTCAATTTGTTGCCAACGTTCTGGAGTCAACGCACCTATCCTTTGTCTTGCTGAACCTCGATGATCCGCAAGTCGTGAAGTTGATTGTAATGTGGGCTTGCTACCAGGCGGGACAGAATCTATCACACCCATCGTTTAACTAGCCATCATCGGCATCTGGATTTGCCTGGCCGCAAAAGCAGTCCTCGCGCCAGCTAAAGGATTACGTCCTCGCGGATCAAAGCCTGTTTTGAATTGACAGACCTTTGGGCTGTATCTACTATTCGGCTCGCCATATTTCTACAAGCAATATCTTAGCTGGCGGTACCGACATCAGATTCGTCATCCACATCGAAGCGACGGACATCCCTTTATCGCTAATCTTGCTCCCCGTCTTCGAGCAAAGCACTTCAAAAAGGGCGTGAAGCGCTGTGTTCTTTACTAATGCCCCCTACCCATTCGAAGGAGAAACGATATGGCCAAAAGCAAAAAACGGAAACGATTGGAAGAAAGCGGCCTGCTCGATTCCCAAGCCAGACTTTCCAAAGAGCAAAGCACAGCCCTGGAATCCTTAACCCCTGAAGAAGTCGAAGCACTGATTTCAGCCCGGGATAAATTGAAAAACGCATTTTTCTCTCCCGGCGTTCGCTCCTCGTCATCTGGTCCTTCCATCATCATTACGACCAATGGTTGATTCGACAATTCTTTCCACTGCGGATTGAGTGGGAAAAATACCCGGTCAATCCGCGGTGATTTCAGTTGAATTCCGATTATCACAGCGGTCTATTGCTGAAGTGATGTAGGAATCGCCAACGACAGGTACGAATCATCCTGCCGGAGCATCAATCCCCGCGCGACCAATGCATCCAATGCCGCGCGCAGGTTGGTAAGCGTCGTCCCGGTCGAATGCGGCTGCCAAAGTTCAAACACCTGCCGCGCAGTTCGGGTTTGGTCGCAAGCCTGATAAATAAATTTGTCACGCCCGGTCAGTACGACAAATGATTCCTGAGCCGACGCACGCGAATCCCAGATCAACAACCGTTCGCCCTTCTCCACGAAAAAAAGTGTGCTGTCGGGATGACGTTCCTGCCATTGCCTGACTTCCGTCACCACTGGCTCAACATATTGCCAGGCGTCACGCGGCTCAACCAGTTCCGCAGTAAAGAAACAGGCTAAATTGGCCACGACTTGCTCCGGGAAACGATAGACGTATCCGTAGGATGGATATGGGGCCAAATTCTTGAAGCCGAGTTGGGTAGCCCGATCAAAGTTGGGGCTGAAGCGATCTATCCGAATGTGTGCCGAAGACACGGGCGGCGGCAGGTGCACCAGCAACGGAATCCATTTGGCCATCTGCTCGTACTCTTCCGGCTTTTCTCCGGGGAATCCCCAGATGAGGTTCCACTGCGGTGAAATGCCGAGTTCCTTGCACCATTTGAGCAGTTGAATGTTTTGCAACGCGCGAACGCCTTTGTCCATCAACCGTAACACCTGATCGCTCAAACTTTCGATCCCCGGCTGCACTCTGGTTACTCCTGCCGCTCGCAGCAAAACCAACTGCTCTTTTCTCAAATTGGATTTGATTTCGAAGAAAACCTCTACGCCGGGATTGGAGTCGGCCAGCATCGGGATGAAGTTTTTTAGGTAGTCCATGCTCAGAATGTTGTCCACCACGCTGACCGCATGG is a window from the Acidobacteriota bacterium genome containing:
- a CDS encoding molybdenum cofactor guanylyltransferase → MPDHSETIIHAFIQAGGRSSRMGTDKAWLEINGRPMIEHVLAAAEPAAASLSIVINPANPNAERYRELAAKWDARLLYDLHDHKGPLGGIHTALKTCAENESALILACDMPFITAEFLNFLCQKHMSGNASVTVPIDQEGRFQPLAAIYSRACLLAIEEKLATDRLKVDQLFEQVLTQLISFDKMVTLQGSEITLSNLNSPEDYQATKS
- a CDS encoding helix-turn-helix transcriptional regulator, translating into MITNARQYRITKAQAEKFRQALEEFDYRPSAHAADVHPRLIRAQREAIASQLETLEQEIEEYERLQKSRRRHLDLEQIAELPESLIRARIAAGLSQRELAKRLGLKEQQIQRYEATKYESASLKRVLEVARALTAQAA
- a CDS encoding serine/threonine-protein kinase, translating into MTPERWQQIEQLCYEALELDSEQRQAYLNQVCAADETLRREVESMLVAHDRAGDFLQQNAVEMEAEALALEKTRPLPVQSLNQYRIISRIGAGGMGEVWLARDTKLDRNVALKFLPVQFTTDKDRLQRFIREAKAASALNHPNIITIHEIAEAVTAEGKTHFIATEFIEGKTLRQVMTGDDMTLKKALDIAIQAAAALDAAHHAGIVHRDIKPENIMVRPDGLVKVLDFGLAKLDVRRSLPEGMIDTAAQTQPHEVKTQPGMILGTLRYMSPEQARGRDVDARTDIFSLGVVLYELIAKQPLFAGETSADVIAAIIHKEPEPLTDFAPDTPPELERIVHKALAKDMRDRYQTVRDFQIDLQMVKEDFDLSAQLARLRTSGSNRLSGDLKKELSDGSRAISPALRRWSIAGLIILALLIIAGAIWKMLWHPASTALPRELSFDTLFGRKGQDNALLLESRFSPSGKVIAFALEDEESSHIWVRQTDSDGEQQITFGKWDDDNPVWSPDNDKIAFVSTRGNELGIWMTSALGGTPTPVKTLGDSQTLANRSRLRMIAWARTEPVIFYEWQNNLFRLNLSTKEATPLVEPNQPFQMPQDFSLSPDEREAVFIARQNGQYDLWRIDLARKTSRRVTNDPEVDQHPLWLPDGTLLYNSTHGEKMQLYTVNASGGEPAQISTSDHQCQLADFSNMTNRILCYEQRDDSDILSVEVESGMETELTNDYGVELWSNVSPDGQTLIYQAIPTDRFVRDIRRGQLFTKPVAAKGRATRLVDDAFDAQWSPNGEQIAFLRLSAQTPHLFTVKAVGGDPKPLGTDSIFFSGWRSSPPYNRAEARSWDWSPDSTRIAYSSRQNEIANIWVRAVDGSQPTKVSDNHDARLFLKCPIWSPDGSRLAYVSETDAQSASGKQLWNVWVTGQGQSNMVFQTENRLRLRGWLAKDQLLVALTENVAGGGVQPATVTLVNLPVTRENATNSQHTLGSLTETYLSNLQLAPGGGKIAFVKVQNRRHDIWVAVVNGNQISQPKKVTNNSDPAFRFASLNWSPDRKTIYYDKQTRWSLLTTSVASK